One segment of Corynebacterium atrinae DNA contains the following:
- a CDS encoding alanine racemase: protein MTPIVRIDLDRLRANIASMAASEIPLRPHVKTHKIPEIARLQLAAGARGLTVATVGEAEVFAEVADDIFIAYPVWADDRLAALSRRVSLTVGCDSVEAARRLSLIDASVPLLIEIDSGHHRSGVPVERVGPLARQILDLGLEVRGAFTFPGHSYQPGQMGAAAEDEAVALSQAGEILRELGIRDPVLSGGSTPSARVADASVLTELRPGVYVFNDAQQLELGTCGWEDIALTVRARVISRRADLHQVILDAGSKILSADRPAWASGFGRIMGVPDARLTAVSEHHGTVAWPTGEPLPTIGEEVDVVPNHVCPVLNLVDEVEVSDGSRWVVAARGKN from the coding sequence ATGACCCCCATCGTCCGCATCGACCTCGACCGCCTGCGCGCCAACATCGCCAGCATGGCGGCCTCGGAGATTCCGCTGCGCCCGCATGTGAAAACGCACAAGATACCCGAGATCGCCCGCCTACAACTGGCGGCCGGCGCGCGCGGACTGACGGTGGCCACGGTCGGCGAGGCGGAGGTCTTCGCCGAGGTCGCCGACGACATCTTCATCGCCTACCCCGTGTGGGCCGACGATCGCCTCGCCGCGCTGTCCCGGCGGGTCTCGCTCACCGTCGGCTGCGATTCCGTCGAGGCGGCCCGCCGCCTCTCGCTTATCGACGCCTCCGTTCCCCTCCTCATCGAAATCGATTCCGGTCACCACCGCTCCGGTGTCCCCGTAGAGCGGGTAGGGCCGCTGGCCCGCCAAATCCTCGACCTCGGCCTGGAGGTGCGCGGCGCCTTCACCTTCCCCGGGCATTCCTACCAACCGGGACAGATGGGCGCCGCGGCCGAGGACGAAGCCGTGGCCCTGAGCCAAGCGGGCGAGATCCTGCGCGAGCTGGGAATCCGTGACCCAGTCCTCTCCGGAGGCTCCACGCCCTCCGCGCGTGTGGCGGATGCAAGTGTGCTCACCGAGCTGCGCCCCGGCGTCTATGTGTTCAACGATGCCCAGCAGCTCGAACTCGGGACCTGCGGATGGGAAGACATCGCCCTGACAGTCCGGGCGCGGGTGATCTCGCGCCGGGCGGATCTCCACCAGGTCATCCTCGACGCCGGCTCCAAGATCTTGAGTGCCGATCGCCCGGCCTGGGCTAGCGGTTTCGGCCGGATCATGGGAGTGCCCGATGCGCGGCTAACGGCCGTGTCCGAACACCACGGCACCGTCGCCTGGCCGACTGGCGAGCCCCTCCCAACAATCGGCGAGGAGGTCGACGTCGTCCCCAACCACGTCTGCCCCGTGCTCAACCTCGTCGATGAGGTCGAGGTCTCCGACGGCAGCCGCTGGGTCGTCGCCGCCCGCGGGAAAAACTAG
- a CDS encoding pyruvate dehydrogenase — protein MENTFARQLINTLEKEGVQRIYGVVGDSLNPIVDAIRDSDIEWVHVRNEEAAAFAAGAESLITGKLAVCAGSCGPGNTHLIQGLYDSNRNGAKVLAIASHIPSNQIGSHFFQETHPEQIFQECSGYCEMVNSANQGARILHHAIQSTMAGKGVSVLIIPGDIAAAEAGDQMFLDSKIATGQPIVFPDPAEAAALVQAINEADTVALFCGAGVKNAREQVLALAEKIKSPIGHAFGGKMYIQYDNPFDVGMSGLLGYGACYDATHEADLLILLGTDFPYSDFLPSKNVAQVDIDASHIGRRTTIKYPVVGDVAATIENILPHVEEKGREFLDKQLRNHAKILGGVIDAYGSNAEKHKPIHPEFAASLIDELADEDAIFTVDTGMCNVWAARYLTPNGRREEVGSFRHGTMANALPQAIGAQFADRDRQVVTFSGDGGLAMLLGELLTVKLHELPIKSIVFNNSSLGMVKLEMLVAGMPEFGTDHDQVNYADIAAAMGIKSVRIEDPKKMRKQLQAALAEPGPVLIDIVTDANALSIPPNITWEMLIGFSRAATRTVFGGGVGRMVDLARANLRNIGAAAAIERY, from the coding sequence ATGGAAAACACCTTCGCTCGACAGCTCATCAACACCCTCGAAAAGGAAGGAGTGCAGCGAATCTACGGAGTCGTGGGCGATAGCCTCAACCCGATAGTCGACGCGATTCGCGATTCGGACATCGAATGGGTACACGTTCGCAATGAGGAGGCCGCCGCCTTCGCCGCGGGGGCGGAATCCCTCATTACTGGGAAGCTGGCCGTCTGTGCCGGCTCCTGCGGCCCGGGCAATACCCACCTCATTCAGGGCCTTTATGATTCCAACCGCAACGGCGCCAAGGTCTTAGCCATCGCCTCGCACATCCCGAGTAACCAGATCGGCTCCCACTTCTTCCAGGAGACCCACCCCGAGCAGATCTTCCAGGAGTGCTCCGGCTACTGCGAGATGGTGAACTCGGCGAACCAGGGCGCGCGTATCCTGCACCATGCCATCCAGTCCACGATGGCGGGCAAGGGCGTGTCCGTCCTCATCATCCCCGGCGATATCGCGGCCGCCGAAGCCGGCGATCAGATGTTCCTCGATTCGAAGATCGCGACGGGACAGCCGATCGTCTTCCCCGACCCCGCCGAGGCCGCCGCCCTGGTCCAGGCCATCAACGAGGCCGATACCGTCGCCCTTTTCTGCGGCGCCGGCGTGAAGAACGCCCGCGAGCAGGTTCTCGCCCTGGCGGAGAAAATTAAGTCCCCCATTGGCCACGCTTTCGGCGGCAAGATGTACATCCAGTACGACAACCCCTTCGACGTTGGAATGTCCGGCCTGCTCGGTTACGGCGCCTGCTACGACGCCACCCACGAGGCCGATCTGCTCATCCTCCTGGGCACCGACTTCCCCTACTCGGATTTCCTGCCCTCCAAGAATGTCGCCCAGGTCGACATTGATGCTTCCCACATCGGCCGCCGCACGACCATCAAGTACCCGGTCGTCGGCGATGTCGCGGCCACGATCGAGAACATCCTGCCGCACGTGGAGGAGAAGGGCCGCGAGTTCCTGGACAAGCAGCTGCGCAACCATGCCAAGATCCTCGGCGGCGTCATCGACGCGTATGGCTCCAATGCCGAGAAGCACAAGCCGATCCACCCCGAGTTCGCCGCCTCACTCATCGATGAGCTGGCGGACGAGGATGCCATCTTCACCGTTGATACCGGCATGTGCAACGTGTGGGCGGCGCGCTACCTGACGCCGAACGGGCGTCGAGAAGAAGTTGGCTCCTTCCGCCACGGCACCATGGCCAACGCGCTCCCGCAGGCCATCGGCGCCCAGTTCGCCGACCGTGATCGCCAGGTGGTGACCTTCTCTGGCGATGGCGGCCTAGCCATGCTCCTCGGCGAGCTGCTCACCGTGAAGCTGCATGAGCTGCCGATCAAGTCGATCGTGTTCAACAACTCCTCCCTCGGCATGGTGAAGCTGGAAATGCTCGTCGCCGGAATGCCCGAGTTCGGCACCGATCATGACCAGGTCAATTACGCCGACATCGCCGCCGCCATGGGGATCAAGTCCGTGCGCATCGAGGACCCGAAGAAGATGCGCAAGCAGCTCCAGGCGGCGTTGGCCGAGCCGGGCCCGGTGCTCATCGACATCGTCACCGATGCCAACGCGCTGTCCATTCCGCCGAACATAACGTGGGAGATGCTCATCGGCTTCTCCCGCGCCGCTACCCGCACTGTCTTCGGTGGTGGCGTCGGCCGCATGGTCGACCTCGCCCGCGCCAACCTGCGCAACATTGGTGCAGCCGCGGCCATCGAGCGCTACTAG
- a CDS encoding MerR family transcriptional regulator produces the protein MTDYHISEAADILNITTRTLRHWDHIGLLVPGWRTSADHRLYTDDDLDRALQILVYREAGLSLKDIAELIDVPGTATEKLHRQRVVLVEKIGHLHRMVRAVDNLLEGGDTMSMEEKIELFGKEWPGYQQEAEERWGNTPEWAQAQATQAEMTREDWVAVKEEHDAFVAMLADAAARGVAPGTAEATAIVDKHRASIAQWYDMTPAKQVLLARMYTCDERFNETYQGHAEYLLTLVEAQAEKEGVDLAAVEW, from the coding sequence GTGACCGATTATCACATCAGCGAAGCCGCTGACATCCTCAACATCACCACCCGCACGCTGCGGCATTGGGATCACATCGGGCTGTTAGTCCCCGGCTGGCGCACCAGCGCCGACCACCGTCTCTACACCGACGACGACCTCGATCGGGCCCTGCAGATCCTCGTCTACCGCGAGGCGGGCCTGTCGCTCAAGGACATCGCCGAGCTTATCGACGTCCCCGGCACCGCCACCGAAAAGCTGCACCGTCAGCGGGTGGTCCTCGTGGAGAAAATCGGTCACCTGCACCGGATGGTCCGGGCAGTGGACAACCTTCTCGAAGGAGGAGACACCATGAGCATGGAAGAAAAGATCGAGCTGTTCGGCAAGGAGTGGCCCGGCTACCAGCAGGAAGCCGAGGAGCGCTGGGGTAACACCCCGGAGTGGGCGCAGGCCCAAGCCACGCAGGCGGAGATGACCCGCGAGGATTGGGTCGCCGTCAAGGAGGAGCATGACGCGTTTGTCGCGATGCTTGCCGACGCCGCCGCCCGCGGCGTCGCGCCGGGCACGGCGGAGGCGACCGCGATCGTCGATAAGCACCGGGCCAGCATTGCGCAATGGTACGACATGACGCCGGCGAAGCAGGTGCTCCTGGCGCGGATGTACACCTGCGACGAGCGCTTCAACGAGACCTACCAGGGGCACGCAGAGTACCTCTTGACGCTGGTGGAGGCACAAGCGGAAAAGGAGGGCGTCGATTTGGCAGCGGTCGAATGGTAG
- a CDS encoding response regulator transcription factor has product MENMNEIQPEVKVLVVDDEPNIVELLTVSLKFQGFEVRTASSGTEALRIAREFNPDAYILDVMMPGMDGFELLGKLRSEGLDGPVLYLTAKDAVENRIHGLTIGADDYVTKPFSLEEVITRLRVILRRGHLVDNASDDATISYADLTLNDETHEVIKAGKVVELSPTEFNLLRYLLLNAEVVLSKSKILDNVWHYDFGGDGNVVESYISYLRRKVDTGDVPLIQTVRGVGYVLRTPRQ; this is encoded by the coding sequence ATGGAGAACATGAACGAAATCCAGCCCGAAGTTAAGGTCCTCGTCGTTGATGACGAACCCAACATCGTTGAGCTGCTCACCGTAAGCCTCAAGTTCCAGGGCTTCGAAGTGCGCACCGCAAGCTCTGGGACCGAGGCCCTGCGCATTGCCCGGGAGTTCAACCCCGATGCCTACATCCTCGATGTGATGATGCCCGGCATGGACGGATTTGAGCTGCTGGGCAAGCTCCGTTCGGAAGGCCTCGATGGGCCGGTCCTTTATCTCACCGCCAAGGACGCGGTGGAGAACCGCATCCACGGCCTCACCATCGGCGCCGATGATTACGTGACCAAGCCGTTCTCGCTGGAAGAGGTGATTACCCGCCTGCGCGTAATTCTGCGCCGGGGCCACCTCGTCGACAACGCTTCCGACGACGCCACGATTAGCTACGCCGACCTCACCCTCAACGACGAGACCCACGAGGTCATCAAGGCAGGCAAGGTCGTTGAGCTTTCCCCGACCGAGTTCAACCTGCTGCGCTACCTCCTGCTCAACGCCGAGGTTGTCCTATCGAAGTCGAAGATCCTCGACAACGTCTGGCACTACGACTTCGGTGGAGATGGCAACGTGGTCGAGTCGTACATCTCCTACCTGCGCCGCAAGGTCGATACCGGCGACGTTCCGCTCATCCAGACCGTCCGAGGAGTCGGGTACGTCCTGCGGACACCACGCCAGTGA
- a CDS encoding TetR/AcrR family transcriptional regulator: MRTSKRDVIIQAAIGIIEARGVDAVSYESLAEASGLSKSGIIYHFPSRLELLRGIIQHFIDTWEAELEEIAGAPASELSDTQRLRAVVQSMGGNAERAELLMCIESRAHDGLPDLWESMENQWMTVAPESELYPYLLMSYGLWAHDHVHHNTLTLEQRTHLVDSILRQIPE; the protein is encoded by the coding sequence ATGCGCACTAGCAAACGCGACGTCATCATCCAGGCCGCCATCGGCATCATCGAGGCCCGCGGGGTGGATGCCGTCAGCTACGAATCCCTCGCCGAGGCCTCCGGCTTGTCCAAATCCGGCATCATCTACCACTTCCCCTCCCGCCTGGAACTGCTGCGCGGCATCATCCAGCACTTCATTGATACATGGGAGGCGGAGTTGGAGGAGATCGCCGGGGCACCGGCCTCGGAGCTCAGCGACACCCAGCGCCTGCGGGCCGTCGTCCAGAGCATGGGTGGCAACGCCGAGCGCGCCGAGTTGCTCATGTGCATCGAATCTCGAGCCCACGACGGCCTGCCTGACCTGTGGGAAAGCATGGAGAACCAGTGGATGACGGTCGCGCCGGAAAGCGAGCTGTACCCGTACCTCCTCATGTCCTACGGCCTGTGGGCGCACGATCACGTGCATCACAACACGCTGACGCTTGAGCAACGAACGCATCTCGTGGACTCGATCCTGCGCCAAATCCCGGAGTAG
- a CDS encoding MFS transporter translates to MSTAIQRWTFLLVISLGLLMIGVDNSILYTALPELREQLHMNDAQGLWVINAYPLVLAGLLLGTGTLGDRIGHRLMFIVGLVVFGVASLAAAFAPDAWLLVAARAFLGFGAAVMMPATLALIRITFTDERERNTAIGVWGSVAVLGAAAGPVVGGLLLEHFWWGSIFLINVPIVIIALVATVIVAPANMPNPNKHWDTISSLYALFALSGLVMTIKETANPDRKWWLLSAALVIGIAGAIAFTRRQRRLDDPLLAFDIFRSRIFSGGVLAAGGAMFAVAGLELLTTQRFQISLGYSPLEAGLLVIAVTVAAFPFSILGGAFLHRVGFIPLITGGFVAVALGVSLAIYFGTADIMPGFVTSLALVGAGAGSIMSVSSTAIVGSAPVRRAGMAAGVEEVSYEFGTLLSVAILGSLLPVLTLSTGSYDTAYFRILVVLAAVAALCAALTGWCFRGNPKGAGNAH, encoded by the coding sequence GTGAGTACCGCAATACAACGATGGACCTTCCTGCTAGTTATCTCGCTCGGCCTCCTCATGATCGGCGTGGATAACTCGATTCTCTACACCGCTTTGCCGGAGCTGCGCGAGCAACTCCACATGAATGATGCCCAGGGCCTGTGGGTCATTAACGCCTACCCGCTCGTGCTGGCGGGCCTGCTGCTGGGCACCGGCACGCTCGGCGACCGCATCGGGCACCGCCTCATGTTCATCGTCGGCCTCGTCGTCTTCGGCGTCGCCTCCCTCGCCGCCGCCTTCGCCCCCGACGCCTGGCTGCTCGTCGCCGCCCGCGCCTTCCTCGGCTTCGGCGCCGCCGTCATGATGCCCGCCACCCTCGCCCTCATCCGCATCACCTTCACGGATGAGCGCGAGCGCAACACCGCCATCGGCGTGTGGGGCTCGGTCGCCGTCCTCGGCGCCGCGGCCGGCCCCGTCGTCGGCGGCCTACTCCTCGAGCACTTCTGGTGGGGCTCGATCTTCCTCATCAACGTCCCCATCGTCATCATCGCGCTCGTGGCCACGGTCATCGTCGCCCCAGCAAACATGCCCAACCCCAACAAGCACTGGGACACCATCTCCTCGCTCTATGCCCTGTTCGCCCTCTCAGGGCTGGTCATGACCATCAAGGAGACCGCCAACCCCGATCGGAAGTGGTGGCTGTTGTCCGCGGCATTGGTCATCGGCATCGCCGGTGCCATCGCCTTCACCCGCCGCCAACGCCGCCTCGACGATCCCCTCCTGGCCTTCGACATCTTCCGCTCACGGATTTTCTCCGGCGGCGTGCTCGCCGCCGGTGGTGCGATGTTCGCCGTCGCCGGGCTGGAGTTGCTGACCACGCAGCGCTTCCAAATCTCCCTCGGCTACTCACCCCTGGAGGCGGGCCTGCTCGTCATCGCCGTCACCGTCGCCGCGTTCCCCTTCTCCATCCTCGGCGGTGCCTTCCTGCACCGGGTCGGGTTCATTCCGCTCATTACCGGCGGATTCGTCGCCGTAGCGCTGGGCGTGAGCCTGGCCATCTACTTCGGCACCGCCGACATCATGCCCGGCTTCGTCACCTCCCTCGCGCTCGTCGGCGCCGGTGCCGGTTCCATCATGTCGGTCTCTTCCACCGCTATCGTCGGCTCCGCCCCGGTCCGCCGCGCGGGCATGGCCGCGGGCGTGGAGGAGGTTTCCTACGAGTTCGGCACCCTGCTGTCGGTGGCAATCCTCGGTAGCCTCCTCCCCGTCCTGACCTTGTCCACGGGTTCCTACGACACGGCGTACTTCCGCATCCTCGTTGTCCTCGCCGCCGTGGCTGCCCTGTGTGCCGCCCTCACCGGTTGGTGCTTCCGCGGCAACCCCAAGGGAGCAGGTAATGCGCACTAG